The sequence below is a genomic window from Qipengyuania flava.
CGCATCCCCTATGTCTCGATCCGGCCCGACGGGCTCTACAATTTCTGGCAGGACAAGGAGAACCCGCGCGGCCTCGTTCGGCGCACCACGCTGGAAAGCTACCGCACCGACGCGCCCGAATGGGAAACCGTGCTCGATGTCGACGCGCTGGCCGAGGCGGAAGGGCGCGAATGGGTCTACAAGGGCTCGACCTGCCTGCCGCCCGAAGAACGCCTGTGCATGATCGCCCTGTCCGATGGCGGGGAAGACGCGACCGTCCTGCGCGAGTTCGACATGATCAAGGGTGAGTTCGTCGAAGACGGCTTCGTCCTAGACCAGAAGAGCCAGGGCGGCATCGAATGGATCGACGCCGATACGCTGCTCGTCAGCCGCGATTTCGGCGAAGGCACTCTGACCGAAAGCTTCTACCCGCGCACCAGCCGCATCTGGAAACGCGGCACCGCGATCGAGGATGCACAGGAAATCTGGCGCGGCGAGGAAGCCGATGTGTGGTCGTCCGCCACCCTGCTGCGCGATCACACCGGCACCGCGCATGGCTACTACGCCTTCCGGGCCACCAGCTTCCACGAGACCGAATACTTCTGGCAGAAGGACGGCGAATGGGTCCGTCTCGACATGCCGCTGAAGGCCTCGCCCTACGGGCTGATCGACGGGCAGTTGCTGTTCTCGACCGATGTCGACTGGGAAACGGGCGGCCAGACCTTCCCCGCCGACGCGCTTGTCTCGGTCGATCTCGAAGAGTTCAAGGCTGACCCCAACGGCGCGGCCAAGACGCTGGTCTGGGCCCCGCAGGACAAGCAGACCAAGCGCGGCGCATCGAACACCGCCGAGAGCCTCTATGTGAGCCTGCTCGACAATGTGCGCGGGCGGGTGCTGAAGTTCGACCATGTCGACGGCCAATGGGTGTCGAGCGAGATCGACCTGCCCGACAATTCGACCGTCGGCGTACAGGCCGCGTCCGACACCTCGGACGAGATCATGTACTCGGTCACCGATTTCCTGACGCCCTCCACGCTCTACTATTCCGACGGCAGCGGCGCGCCGGAGGTCATCAAGACCTCGCCCGCCTATTTCGATGCGGCCGGCATGGAGGTCGAGCAGTTCGAGGCGACCAGCGCGGACGGGACCAAGATCCCCTACTTCCTCGTCAAGCCCAAGGGCATGGTGATGGACGGTACCAACCCCACGCTGCTGACCGGATACGGCGGCTTCCAGGTCCCGCGCCTGCCCAGCTACCTCGGCTCGATCGGCAAGATCTGGCTTGAACGCGGCGGGGCCTACATTCTCGGCAACATGCGCGGCGGGGGCGAATTCGGCCCCGGCTGGCACCAGAGCGCGATCCGCGAGAACAAGCAGCGCACCTGGGACGACTTCATCGCCATTGCCGAAGACGCTGTTGCGCGCGGGATTACCTCGCCAGAACATCTCGGCATCCAGGGTGGTAGCCAGGGCGGCCTTTTGGTCGGCACGGCCTTCACCCAGCGGCCCGACCTGTTCAACGGCGCGATCGTGCAGATCCCGCTGTTCGACATGCTGCGCTATCACCTGATCGGCCGCGGCGCTTCGTGGACCGGCGAATACGGCGACCCGCGCATTGCCGAGCAGCGCGCGTGGATCGAACCCTATTCGCCCTACCAGAAGCTGCTGGAGGGCAAGGACTACCCCACGCCCTTCTTCTGGGCATCGACCGCCGACGACCGCACCCACCCTGCGCACGCGCGCAAAGGCGCCGCGCGGGTCAAGGAATTGGGGCAGGACTATTTCTACTTCGAGGACATGACCGGCGGCCATTCGGGCGGGGTCGACAACGAGCAGCGCGCCAAGATCCAGGCGCTGCAGATGGTCTACCTGCTCCAGCGCCTCGCGGACGCGCCTGCGGACTAAAACACGACGGGCGCGAGGACTGTGCTGGCCCGCACGGGGTCAGCCCAGCCTTGCGCCCGCCACCTTCAGCCACAACGCCGGGATGAGGAAGTCCATGGTGACCTCGGGACCGAGGTCTCCGCCGGGGCCGACCTTGCCCTTGCCGCTCACCTGCACGCCATCCGCATTCAGCGTGAGATCGAGCGCAAGGCGCTCCAAGGCCTGGAAACGCGGCCCTCCCTGCTCCATCGGCCGGGTCGTCACGCCGTTCACATAGCCGATCGCCGGGCCGAACCATTCCAGGCGGGCGTGGCTGCGACCCTCAAGCGCTTTCTCCAGCGTCGCCATGCCGAAATGCAATTCGAGCTCGCCCTCGGTGCGCGACTTTTCGAAGGCGCCACTGGCCTTTCGCGACAGCCGCGAACGGGGAACGAGATGCATGCGATGGGGCTCGATCAGGCAATCGACCCAGGGCCCGGTTGGATGTGAGCCTCTGCGATCACCGCCCCAGTCGAGCGAGCCGCGCGCCACCACGCCGCGATAGCGCGCGGCAAGGTCGCCGATCGTGCGCTGGCTGGGCTGCCAGTTCGCATCCACTACGGCGCTGTTGTCTGGACGTCTCGCCCATAGGCCAGCGTAAGGCAGCGCGTTTGCGGGCAGCAGGAAACGCGCCGAGAGCTGCGCTTCGAGTTCTATAGCGCCCTTGTGCACGCGGCGGCTCGCTTCGAGCGGCGCTTGGAGACGCAGCTCGAGCCCCTCATCGAGTTGACTGTACGCGATCTCGACCTGCGATCCGGCGAGGTAGAAGCTCTGCCCCGGCTCCGAATAGCGTGTGCCCCCAAGGCCAAGCGACACCACCTGCGCGTTGCGTGCGGACACGCTCAGCACATCCTCCTTCGCGATGCCATGCAGCAGGGCGTGGCCAAGAGAGGGTGCGGCCTCACCGATAGAGAGCGACGCGTGTGGCGGAACCCACCGCCCGCCCACTTCGGAAGTGAAAAGCCCGTCCTCGCGCACAGTCAGCGCGGGCCAGACGTTGGCCGAAAGCGCCGTCCCTGCCCTGTCGAAGGCAATCGAAGCCTCGCGCCCATCCAGAGCGCTCGCCAGATCTTCCCCATCGCTCGTCACCAGCGTGAGGGAAGTTTGCGCGAGCGGATGACCAAGGACGTGGAGGCGCGGAGATGAAGCTTGATCCATCCCTTTGAAATACCACGCTTTGGTTAAGCAATCGCCCACATGCTGAGACCCCTTAACGCTTAGGCAAGCCTGTTTCCCTAGAAGTGGACGGCAAGCAAGGTGTCGCATCCGATTGTATCCGCGCAGGAGATCTCCAGCGATGCCCGACCTGTCCCACCAGCCACGCATTTCCGTGAGGGAAGCCGCGACCCTGCGGCATGCGGCGATGGAGGACACCTCCTGCACCATCGTGGACGTCTCGGGCGACGGGTTTCGGCTTGCCGTGCCGCGCGGCATTCGCTGCGGCACCGGCTATACCTTGAGTTTCGCAAGCGGGGATCACCCGGTCGCCATTCGCTGGGCCTCGCTCGGCGAAGCGGGCGGCCAGTTCCTCGACTGACTAGCGCGCCCTTCGGGTAGGAGCGTGAAAATCGGGCGGCTTGGCGGCCACCCATCGTAGGAAGTTCGCCATCCCCTCGTGGCGGACCAGTGCCGCGTGGTCATCGCCCATGCGCGCCAGCTGAGCGTTCGTGAAATTGGCATGGATGGCCCGGTGGCAGATCGGGTGGACCGGTACGGTAGCGCGACCTTTCTTGGCCTTGGGCACGGTGTGATGCCGCTGCACCTTGTTTCCCAAGGGCCGGGTGCACAGCCAGCAGGTTTCGGATTCCGCCAT
It includes:
- a CDS encoding HNH endonuclease → MAESETCWLCTRPLGNKVQRHHTVPKAKKGRATVPVHPICHRAIHANFTNAQLARMGDDHAALVRHEGMANFLRWVAAKPPDFHAPTRRAR
- a CDS encoding prolyl oligopeptidase family serine peptidase produces the protein MKLVSALAIAMVMTLAPQTPAAAQDGIPGPEDDSYIWLEEARSDRALAWVEAENTRTMDRLAGDPRFETIKGEALAIYDSEDRIPYVSIRPDGLYNFWQDKENPRGLVRRTTLESYRTDAPEWETVLDVDALAEAEGREWVYKGSTCLPPEERLCMIALSDGGEDATVLREFDMIKGEFVEDGFVLDQKSQGGIEWIDADTLLVSRDFGEGTLTESFYPRTSRIWKRGTAIEDAQEIWRGEEADVWSSATLLRDHTGTAHGYYAFRATSFHETEYFWQKDGEWVRLDMPLKASPYGLIDGQLLFSTDVDWETGGQTFPADALVSVDLEEFKADPNGAAKTLVWAPQDKQTKRGASNTAESLYVSLLDNVRGRVLKFDHVDGQWVSSEIDLPDNSTVGVQAASDTSDEIMYSVTDFLTPSTLYYSDGSGAPEVIKTSPAYFDAAGMEVEQFEATSADGTKIPYFLVKPKGMVMDGTNPTLLTGYGGFQVPRLPSYLGSIGKIWLERGGAYILGNMRGGGEFGPGWHQSAIRENKQRTWDDFIAIAEDAVARGITSPEHLGIQGGSQGGLLVGTAFTQRPDLFNGAIVQIPLFDMLRYHLIGRGASWTGEYGDPRIAEQRAWIEPYSPYQKLLEGKDYPTPFFWASTADDRTHPAHARKGAARVKELGQDYFYFEDMTGGHSGGVDNEQRAKIQALQMVYLLQRLADAPAD